A single window of Anopheles moucheti chromosome 2, idAnoMoucSN_F20_07, whole genome shotgun sequence DNA harbors:
- the LOC128310537 gene encoding homeotic protein proboscipedia yields the protein MQEVCSSIEHMGAQIKSESPAIGSLQAGAAVVVGSETDIINPQQVSLNATQQQQTIIAGGPQLVGRKQVICDKPPRAATQLPVATTAEVLGSQAAIQQQQPHPDTSYWMQNESGFINSQPSMAEFLTHIDSESPKLISQGYPMGPSDSMESVPEYPWMKEKKTARKATAQAEFVAENGLPRRLRTAYTNTQLLELEKEFHFNKYLCRPRRIEIAASLDLTERQVKVWFQNRRMKHKRQTLSKTDDDESGKDDLKDSNSKKSCQGCELPSDDIPDSTSSSRGMNNSTPNAGKSPLRKANHKSMKLMRIFPENSSDTLPLAMTPNSTVDISTPTGGSGGSGGVTNAVSADSSVASTGSLDEEDEIHAKVKKKSDGQTIKKESVSSSKIINSNSFKSYDTTGPALGPSSVPITIPHSPVSTSAISPSSNSNNNNNNSNSNNNNLQSYYNHPSPYGIVKHKLPHGPIISHEGEGSPTTTGSSGSGMYFNSKPQDYFGKADAAVHYQPPYQHYQKTIIPPGAGYGGPQHTLNEGYPNAQKTDFNAPLGLKSFGNKTLVQDSTQVKLQQAQQQLNDSTFHPQSQPYYNSCDTGLNNVGQYGPSGQQYYPNDYDPQHEFGAGTGYYESTKPGAVGQGHYYDGMSSFHHGTLAANNNMDYQGNAPYTGLGTAVPAAMGNDSCESFAFHQASPVASAYYEQQHLHQQQHQQQHHPQQHHHQHAFQQQNSQQLHSYHHQQQALPNPAGVGGVGINNTAVRTATQIGNHHDINTAELCSFNGCPPAGSSSSAGQTKPAAMVSLDNSNSSDFNFLSNLANDFAPEYYQLS from the exons ATGCAAGAAGTTTGCAGTTCCATCGAACACATGGGAGCACAAATCAAATCAGAATCTCCGGCGATCGGTTCGCTACAGGCGGGTGCCGCGGTAGTGGTTGGAAGTGAAACCGATATTATAAATCCCCAGCAAGTTTCGCTCAACGCtacccaacagcaacaaacgatCATCGCTGGTGGTCCTCAGCTGGTAGGTCGAAAACAAGTGATCTGTGATAAACCGCCGCGAGCTGCAACCCAACTACCCGTTGCAACGACTGCTGAGGTACTCGGTTCGCAAGCTGctatccagcagcagcaacctcaTCCGGATACATCTTATTGGATGCAGAACGAAAGTGGCTTTATCAACTCACAACCCTCAATGGCTGAATTTCTGACACATATCGATAGTGAGAGCCCGAAGCTCATTTCTCAGGGGTACCCAATGGGACCCAGTGATAGCATGGAGTCCGTACCGGAATATCCCTggatgaaagagaaaaaaacggccCGCAAAGCTACAGCCCAAG CTGAGTTTGTTGCTGAAAACGGTTTACCACGCCGATTGCGTACGGCCTACACCAACACGCAGCTCCTAGAGCTTGAAAAGGAGTTTCACTTCAACAAATACCTTTGCCGGCCCCGAAGAATCGAAATAGCAGCTAGTCTCGATCTTACAGAAAGACAG GTGAAAGTGTGGTTTCAAAATCGGCGCATGAAGCATAAACGACAAACACTCTCTAAAACTGATGATGACGAATCGGGAAAGGACGATCTCAAGG ATTCCAACTCCAAAAAATCTTGCCAAGGATGTGAACTACCCTCGGATGACATACCGGACTCAACATCCAGCTCTCGGGGGATGAACAACAGTACGCCGAACGCTGGTAAGTCGCCCCTGCGCAAAGCGAACCACAAGTCAATGAAGTTGATGAGAATCTTCCCTGAAAATTCGTCTGACACTCTGCCACTAGCCATGACACCGAATTCCACCGTCGACATAAGCACTCCGACTGGTGGTAGCGGCGGCTCTGGTGGGGTAACCAACGCGGTCAGTGCTGACTCCAGTGTTGCCTCCACGGGAAGCCTCGACGAGGAGGATGAGATCCATGCCAAAGTGAAGAAGAAATCCGAC GGACAAACGATAAAGAAAGAGTCGGTCAGTTCTTCGAAAATTATCAACAGTAACTCATTCAAAAGCTACGACACTACTGGCCCTGCATTGGGTCCGTCATCGGTACCGATTACTATCCCCCACAGTCCAGTTTCTACTTCGGCCATCTCGCCGAGTAGCAACagtaataataacaacaataacagtaacagcaacaataacaatctTCAATCGTACTACAATCATCCCAGTCCTTACGGAATAGTGAAGCATAAGCTGCCACATGGACCAATCATAAGTCACGAGGGTGAAGGATCACCGACCACCACAGGATCCTCGGGTAGTGGAATGTACTTCAATAGTAAGCCCCAGGACTACTTTGGCAAGGCAGATGCTGCCGTACACTATCAACCACCGTATCAACATTATCAGAAAACAATCATACCGCCAGGAGCCGGATACGGTGGTCCACAACATACCCTAAATGAAGGCTATCCCAACGCACAGAAAACGGATTTTAATGCTCCGTTAGGCTTGAAAAGTTTTGGCAATAAAACTCTAGTACAAGATTCTACCCAGGTGAAGCTGCAGCAAGCACAGCAACAGCTCAACGATTCAACGTTCCACCCGCAGAGCCAACCCTATTACAACAGCTGCGACACAGGCCTTAACAACGTCGGACAGTATGGTCCGAGCGGACAACAATACTATCCAAATGATTACGATCCTCAGCACGAGTTTGGCGCAGGAACCGGCTACTACGAGTCTACGAAACCGGGTGCAGTAGGACAGGGCCACTACTACGATGGTATGAGCTCGTTTCACCACGGTACATTAGCTGCTAACAACAACATGGATTACCAAGGCAATGCCCCATACACTGGCCTCGGTACCGCAGTACCAGCGGCGATGGGAAATGATTCCTGTGAATCATTTGCCTTCCATCAAGCATCTCCCGTAGCTAGTGCATACTACGAACAACAGCATcttcatcaacagcagcatcagcagcaacaccatccacagcagcatcaccatcagcatGCTTTCCAACAGCAAAACAGTCAGCAACTGCATTCGtaccatcatcagcaacaaGCACTGCCGAACCCTGCTGGGGTAGGTGGTGTCGGCATAAACAACACTGCAGTCAGAACAGCAACCCAGATAGGAAACCACCACGACATCAACACAGCTGAACTTTGCTCGTTTAATGGTTGTCCGCCtgctggcagcagcagcagcgcaggccaaacaaaaccagcCGCCATGGTTAGTCTGGACAATTCCAACTCGTCCGACTTCAATTTCCTTAGCAATTTGGCGAATGATTTCGCTCCTGAATATTATCAGCTTAGCTAA